From Brachionichthys hirsutus isolate HB-005 chromosome 2, CSIRO-AGI_Bhir_v1, whole genome shotgun sequence, one genomic window encodes:
- the LOC137908904 gene encoding receptor-type tyrosine-protein phosphatase eta-like, with protein MRVQSFSRTQIVQELNVQCLELAAYDNRGFQQQFEELNEVGTSLPKIVGDSEINRGKNRYPYVLPYDHCRVRLSIQNSQQHTDYVNANFVPGGCSERDFICTQGPLSNTIADFW; from the exons ATGAG GGTACAAAGTTTCTCAAGAACTCAAATTGTACAGGAGTTAAACGTCCAATGTCTGGAGCTCGCAGCTTATGACAACAGAGGCTTTCAGCAACAGTTTGAG GAGCTAAATGAAGTCGGCACCAGTCTTCCAAAAATAGTGGGAGACTCAGAGATCAACAGAGGAAAGAACAGATACCCCTATGTATTGCCAT ATGACCACTGTCGGGTGAGGCTGTCCATCCAAAACTCCCAGCAGCACACTGACTACGTCAACGCAAACTTTGTGCCT GGCGGTTGTTCAGAAAGAGACTTCATCTGCACCCAGGGTCCTTTGAGCAACACCATCGCTGACTTCTGG
- the LOC137904595 gene encoding transcriptional regulator QRICH1-like, protein MNNSLDGTGSYEELVRQKARSIPQHRMKEFLESLASKGPDALQEFSQQSGDTTTTTTTMIYQQDANCIYTDSTEVAGSLLELACPVQVQVQPQQQQMQESTSQQQNTEQQIVQVQIQGQQQGQMLGQILQMPSGSHQQLQGVTTAQLIQPGELTEEQHQQLQAQLVAAVAGGQQIQIQTVGALSPTQQQDNVERRVLGTTVAASQGAGVLQPAKKRKVDMPITVSYALPGQQVATVLAIPQGQGQQQSYVSLRPDLLTVDSSHLYSATGTITSPTGETWTIPVYSAPAASGAREQVTHIAIPQEAYGTVQVAGTNTTTMAAMPTQVTVENDKLKIPSSQSQTAQAVSSITSSGAMGCQEEVVHTLAANALFPAQLMNGNIHIPVAVQGYSNATQSLIWDPQQQVLHTQALSGQDAQQLQGQTVVAEVDGQGQQQVQVQELLLPATLKPEEGLDVWRLWAQRKNAEMDKLDKNKLAPIGRRQALRFQEDLVSCAVAELCMGLSWMTTEARGLEEESYEADVLYYVFLCIQKYLFDNGRVDDIFSDQYYTRFAHSLHQILEPWRPSVHPIGYIIPSHVTEEMLWECKQLGAHSPSTLLTTLMFFNTKYFLLKTVDQHLKVAFSKVLRHTRKSPNNPKDKSTSIRYLKSTERFIGQKVTDDMYSEQLEDPENPLRCPIKLYDFYLFKCPQSAKGRNDTFYLTPEPVVAPNSPIWYSTQPIPKEQLEQMLARILVVRDIQEVINMSESVH, encoded by the exons ATGAATAACTCCCTGGATGGTACCGGCTCCTATGAGGAGCTTGTGAGGCAGAAGGCTCGAAGCATTCCTCAGCATCGAATGAAGGAGTTTCTGGAGTCTTTGGCCAGCAAGGGTCCCGATGCCCTACAGGAGTTCAGCCAGCAAAGTGGAGATACCACGACGACCACCACCACTATGATCTACCAACAAGACGCTAACTGCATCTACACGGACAGCACAGAGGTGGCAGGGTCGTTGTTGGAACTGGCTTGTCCG GTTCAGGTGCAGGTCcagccacagcagcaacagatgCAGGAATCcacatcacagcagcagaaTACAGAGCAACAGATAGTTCAG GTGCAGATTCAAGGGCAGCAGCAAGGTCAGATGCTCGGTCAGATCCTCCAAATGCCCTCTGGCTCACATCAGCAGCTTCAGGGTGTTACTACTGCACAGCTGATTCAGCCTGGGGAGCTTACTGAGGAGCAGCACCAGCAG CTGCAAGCCCAGTTGGTGGCAGCCGTTGCTGGAGGGCAACAGATCCAAATCCAGACAGTGGGCGCTCTCTCTCCCACCCAGCAACAGGACAATGTTGAGAGGAGGGTGCTTGGAACTACCGTCGCCGCATCACAGGGAGCAGGTGTTCTCCAGCCAGCCAAAAAGCGAAAGGTCGACATGCCCATCACTGTGTCCTATGCCCTGCCTGGTCAACAAGTTGCTACAGTCCTGGCTATCCCCCAGGGACAGGGACAGCAGCAAAGTTATGTGTCCTTGCGCCCGGACCTGCTGACCGTGGACAGCTCCCACCTTTACAGCGCTACGGGGACCATCACCAGTCCCACAGGGGAGACTTGGACAATCCCCGTCTACTCTGCTCCTGCCGCTTCTGGAGCCCGCGAGCAGGTCACGCACATTGCCATCCCCCAGGAGGCTTATGGAACTGTGCAGGTCGCGGGTACAAACACTACAACAATGGCCGCGATGCCGACACAAGTTACGGTTGAAAACGATAAACTGAAAATCCCTTCCAGTCAAAGTCAAACGGCGCAGGCTGTGTCCAGCATCACAAGCTCTGGAGCGATGGGATGTCAAGAAGAAGTGGTCCACACGCTCGCGGCAAACGCACTGTTCCCTGCACAGCTGATGAACGGAAACATCCACATTCCAGTGGCAGTGCAGGGCTACTCCAATGCTACACAGTCCCTAATCTGGGACCCACAGCAGCAGGTGCTGCACACGCAGGCGCTGTCGGGACAGGACGCACAACAGCTACAG GGTCAGACGGTGGTAGCTGAAGTAGATGGCCAAGGCCAACAGCAAGTTCAggtgcaggagctgctgctgcctgctaCTCTGAAACCAGAGGAGGGCCTGGACGTGTGGCGGCTTTGGGCGCAAAGGAAAAATGCGGAGATGGACAAATTAGATAAAAACAAACTGGCTCCAATTGGCC GGCGCCAGGCGCTGCGCTTCCAGGAGGACTTGGTGTCGTGTGCAGTCGCGGAACTCTGCATGGGTTTGTCTTGGATGACGACAGAAGCTCGGggcctggaggaggagtcttACGAGGCTGACGTTCTCTATTATGTATTTCTGTGCATACAAAAA TATTTGTTCGATAATGGCCGTGTGGATGACATTTTCTCGGATCAGTACTACACTCGCTTTGCTCATAGTCTGCACCAAATCTTGGAGCCGTGGAGACCGTCTGTTCATCCTATAG GTTATATAATCCCCAGCCATGTGACGGAGGAGATGCTGTGGGAATGTAAACAGCTGGGAGCTCATTCTCCCTCGACGCTGCTAACGACTTTAATGTTCTTTAATACTAA GTATTTTCTCCTGAAGACCGTGGATCAGCATCTAAAAGTGGCATTTTCTAAGGTGCTGAGACACACCAGGAAGAGTCCCAATAACCCCAAAGACAAAAGCACCAGCATCCGATACCTGAAGTCAACCGAGCGGTTCATAGGACAGAAAG TCACAGACGACATGTATTCAGAGCAGTTGGAGGATCCGGAGAACCCTCTGCGATGTCCCATCAAGCTCTACGATTTCTACCTCTTTAAATG TCCGCAGAGCGCAAAGGGTCGCAACGACACCTTCTACCTGACCCCAGAGCCCGTGGTCGCTCcaaacagtcccatctggtacTCCACCCAACCCATCCCAAAAGAACAGCTGGAGCAGATGCTTGCCCGCATCCTTGTCGTCCGTGACATCCAGGAAGTCATCAACATGTCTGAGAGCGTGCACTAG
- the ptprjb.2 gene encoding tyrosine-protein phosphatase non-receptor type 6 yields MVWEQNVRIIVMVTALRHKDVVLCEKYWPLKQGSVYHGLIQVTTVCRTQGPDYFITTINLRQRDCPIGRTIRHYYYPSWPDRGVPKDPSSLCAFTNQVRLNLEAIPRLGPTVVHCSAGIGRSGTLVTLLWMMQLCARGIRPDIRAAVEDLRLHRMWMVQNLEQYVFVHQCLLHWLRGGSSTYPHTQRPSSSVNHIQAQPHSSSAQGNPTWRRRHQRRMLPSNQPQNTVQQILQPGNLLRRLLPSSASNPGSHAP; encoded by the exons ATGGTGTGGGAGCAAAATGTGAGAATAATCGTCATGGTGACAGCTCTCAGACACAAGGATGTG GTGTTGTGTGAAAAGTACTGGCCTCTGAAACAAGGGAGCGTTTATCACGGATTGATTCAAGTGACAACAGTGTGCCGTACACAAGGCCCGGATTATTTTATCACCACCATTAACCTCAGGCAG AGAGACTGTCCAATAGGCAGGACAATCAGACACTACTATTACCCTTCCTGGCCGGATCGGGGCGTCCCCAAAGACCCTTCGTCGCTGTGTGCCTTCACCAACCAGGTGCGGCTCAATCTGGAAGCCATCCCTCGCCTGGGGCCGACCGTGGTGCACTGCAG CGCAGGCATTGGCCGTTCAGGGACTCTCGTGACGTTGCTGTGGATGATGCAGCTTTGTGCGAGGGGCATCCGGCCTGATATCCGGGCTGCTGTGGAGGACCTGCGGCTGCATCGCATGTGGATGGTTCAGAATCTG GAGCAGTACGTATTTGTCCATCAGTGTCTGCTGCACTGGCTTCGTGGGGGAAGCTCAACATA CCCCCACACTCAGAGGCCCAGTTCCAGCGTTAACCACATTCAAGCTCAACCTCACAGCTCCTCGGCGCAGGGAAACCCAACATGGAGGAGGCGTCACCAACGACGGATGCTTCCATCCAACCAGCCACAGAACACAGTGCAACAGATTTTACAACCTGGGAACCTGCTGAGGAGGCTGTTGCCTTCCTCGGCCTCCAATCCAGGCTCACATGCTCCCTGA